One window of Populus nigra chromosome 5, ddPopNigr1.1, whole genome shotgun sequence genomic DNA carries:
- the LOC133693759 gene encoding uncharacterized protein LOC133693759, whose amino-acid sequence MDREQEEMQFLGVFGIYREAYRIILSWRKIFSQITLALILPLSFIFLAHIEVSNVLFTKIIYNEEELDETQVGTRKYEKISDMISSEWAYFWLFKAAYFTFVLVFSLLSTAAVVYTIACIYTAREVTFKKVMSVVPKVWKRLMVTFLSIFLAVFAYNFVSILVAITCVFLVGPSQVVPLLLFLSLVYFMGLVYMSIIWQLASVVSVLEEASGFKAMMKSRELIKGKMWVAIIIFLMLNLSSGALHILFENKVVHGSSLGILNRASFGILSLLVLLVLYLFGLVIQTVIYFVCKSYHHENIDKSALSDHLEVYLGEYVPLKSKDVQLEQFDV is encoded by the coding sequence ATGGATAGAGAACAAGAAGAGATGCAGTTTCTTGGGGTCTTTGGCATATACAGAGAAGCTTATAGGATCATCTTGTCGTGGAGAAAGATCTTCAGTCAGATTACTCTTGCCTTGATTCTTCCTCTATCTTTCATCTTCTTAGCTCACATCGAGGTATCCAATGTCCTCTTTACAAAGATAATCTACAACGAAGAAGAGTTAGATGAGACACAAGTCGGCACCCGAAAATACGAGAAAATATCTGACATGATTTCTTCTGAATGGGCCTATTTTTGGCTCTTCAAAGCTGCATACTTCACCTTCGTACTTGTATTCTCTCTTCTATCAACTGCAGCTGTTGTTTACACCATAGCTTGCATTTACACCGCACGAGAAGTGACATTCAAGAAGGTGATGAGTGTTGTCCCTAAGGTTTGGAAGAGGCTCATGGTCACGTTTTTGTCTATCTTTCTTGCTGTTTTTGCATACAACTTTGTTTCTATACTTGTCGCTATTACATGTGTGTTTTTAGTTGGCCCTAGCCAAGTTGTTCCACTTCTCTTATTTTTATCGCTGGTATACTTCATGGGGCTTGTGTACATGAGCATAATTTGGCAATTGGCAAGTGTTGTGTCCGTGTTGGAAGAGGCTTCTGGATTTAAAGCCATGATGAAGAGCAGGGAATTAATTAAGGGGAAGATGTGGGTcgcaataattatatttttgatgcTAAATCTTTCTTCTGGGGCATTACACATCCTATTTGAGAACAAGGTTGTGCACGGATCGTCACTAGGCATCTTGAACAGGGCATCATTTGGGATTCTCTCTTTGCTGGTGCTTCTCGTGTTGTATTTGTTTGGGCTTGTTATCCAAACAGTGATCTACTTTGTCTGCAAATCTTATCACCATGAAAATATCGACAAGTCGGCCTTGTCAGATCACCTCGAAGTTTATCTGGGAGAGTATGTTCCTTTGAAGTCCAAGGATGTCCAGCTAGAGCAATTTGATGTTTGA